Proteins from one Enterobacter bugandensis genomic window:
- the ppsA gene encoding phosphoenolpyruvate synthase codes for MSNNGSSPLVLWYNQLGMNDVDRVGGKNASLGEMITNLSGMGVSVPNGFATTADAFNLFLDQSGVNQRIYDLLDKTDIDDVTELAKAGAQIRQWIIDTPFQPELEKAIHDAYNQLSADDAQASFAVRSSATAEDMPDASFAGQQETFLNVQGYDAVLVAVKHVFASLFNDRAISYRVHQGYDHRGVALSAGVQRMVRSDVGSSGVMFSIDTESGFDQVVFITSAWGLGEMVVQGAVNPDEFYVHKPTLAAGRPAVVRRTMGSKKIRMIYAPTQEHGKQVKIEDVPQEQRDRFSLTDAEVQELAKQAVQIEKHYGRPMDIEWAKDGNTGKLFIVQARPETVRSRGQVMERYTLHAQGKIVAEGRAIGHRIGAGPVKVIHDISEMNRIEPGDVLVTDMTDPDWEPIMKKASAIVTNRGGRTCHAAIIARELGIPAVVGCGDATERMKDGQNVTVSCAEGDTGYVYADILDFSVKSSSVDTMPDLPLKIMMNVGNPDRAFDFACLPNEGVGLARLEFIINRMIGVHPRALLEFDDQDAKLQNEIREMMKGYDSPKEFYVGRLTEGIATLGAAFYPKRVIVRLSDFKSNEYANLVGGERYEPEEENPMLGFRGAGRYVSDSFRDCFALECEAVKRVRNDMGLTNVEIMIPFVRTVDQAKAVVDELARQGLKRGENGLKIIMMCEIPSNALLAEQFLEHFDGFSIGSNDMTQLTLGLDRDSGVVSELFDERNEAVKALLSMSIRAAKKQGKYVGICGQGPSDHEDFAAWLMEEGIDSLSLNPDTVVQTWLSLAELNK; via the coding sequence ATGTCCAACAATGGCTCGTCACCGCTGGTGCTTTGGTATAACCAACTCGGCATGAATGATGTAGACAGAGTTGGGGGCAAAAATGCCTCCCTGGGTGAAATGATTACAAATCTGTCCGGTATGGGTGTCTCCGTACCAAACGGGTTTGCCACGACCGCCGACGCGTTTAACCTGTTTTTAGACCAGAGCGGTGTAAACCAGCGCATTTACGACCTGCTGGATAAAACGGATATTGATGACGTCACCGAGCTTGCCAAAGCCGGGGCGCAGATCCGCCAGTGGATCATCGACACACCTTTCCAGCCGGAACTGGAAAAAGCTATCCATGACGCGTACAACCAGCTCTCCGCTGACGACGCGCAGGCCTCCTTTGCCGTACGTTCTTCCGCGACCGCAGAAGACATGCCGGACGCGTCGTTTGCCGGACAGCAGGAAACCTTCCTGAACGTTCAGGGCTACGATGCGGTACTGGTGGCGGTGAAGCACGTATTTGCTTCCCTGTTCAACGACCGCGCCATCTCCTATCGCGTGCACCAGGGCTATGACCATCGCGGCGTGGCGCTCTCCGCGGGCGTGCAGCGCATGGTGCGCTCGGACGTGGGTTCCTCCGGTGTGATGTTCTCCATTGATACCGAATCCGGCTTCGACCAGGTGGTGTTCATCACCTCCGCGTGGGGCCTGGGTGAGATGGTCGTGCAGGGCGCGGTGAACCCTGACGAATTCTACGTACACAAGCCTACGCTTGCCGCGGGCCGTCCGGCGGTGGTGCGCCGCACCATGGGCTCGAAAAAAATCCGCATGATTTATGCCCCAACCCAGGAGCATGGCAAGCAGGTTAAGATTGAAGATGTGCCGCAGGAGCAGCGCGACCGCTTCTCCCTGACCGACGCCGAAGTGCAGGAGCTGGCGAAGCAGGCGGTGCAGATTGAGAAACACTATGGCCGTCCGATGGATATCGAATGGGCGAAAGACGGGAACACCGGCAAGCTGTTTATCGTTCAGGCGCGCCCGGAAACCGTTCGCTCTCGCGGCCAGGTGATGGAGCGTTATACGCTGCACGCGCAGGGTAAAATCGTGGCGGAAGGCCGCGCCATCGGTCACCGCATCGGTGCCGGTCCGGTCAAAGTGATCCACGACATCAGCGAGATGAACCGTATTGAGCCAGGCGACGTGCTGGTGACCGACATGACCGACCCGGACTGGGAACCTATCATGAAGAAAGCGTCGGCCATCGTCACCAACCGCGGCGGCCGTACCTGCCACGCGGCGATCATTGCCCGCGAGCTGGGGATCCCGGCGGTTGTCGGCTGCGGTGACGCCACCGAGCGCATGAAGGACGGGCAGAACGTGACCGTCTCCTGTGCCGAAGGCGACACCGGCTACGTCTACGCCGATATCCTTGACTTCAGCGTGAAGAGCTCCAGCGTGGATACCATGCCGGATCTGCCGCTGAAGATCATGATGAACGTGGGTAACCCGGACCGCGCGTTTGACTTCGCCTGCCTGCCGAACGAAGGCGTTGGCCTGGCGCGTCTGGAATTCATCATTAACCGCATGATCGGCGTTCACCCGCGCGCGCTGCTGGAGTTTGACGACCAGGACGCGAAGCTGCAGAACGAAATCCGCGAGATGATGAAAGGTTACGACTCGCCGAAAGAGTTCTACGTCGGCCGTCTGACCGAAGGGATCGCCACGCTGGGTGCAGCGTTCTACCCGAAACGCGTGATCGTGCGTCTGTCTGACTTTAAGTCTAACGAATACGCTAACCTGGTGGGCGGCGAGCGCTACGAGCCGGAAGAAGAGAACCCGATGCTGGGCTTCCGCGGGGCCGGACGCTACGTGTCCGACAGCTTCCGCGACTGCTTCGCGCTGGAGTGCGAGGCGGTGAAACGCGTGCGCAACGACATGGGGCTGACCAACGTCGAAATCATGATCCCGTTCGTGCGTACCGTGGATCAGGCGAAAGCGGTGGTGGACGAGCTGGCGCGTCAGGGCCTGAAGCGCGGCGAAAACGGGCTGAAGATCATCATGATGTGTGAGATCCCGTCCAACGCCTTGCTGGCCGAGCAGTTCCTGGAGCACTTCGACGGCTTCTCTATCGGCTCGAACGACATGACTCAGCTGACGCTGGGCCTGGACCGCGACTCCGGCGTGGTTTCCGAGCTGTTCGACGAGCGTAACGAGGCGGTGAAAGCGCTGCTTTCCATGTCCATCCGCGCGGCGAAGAAGCAGGGTAAATACGTCGGGATTTGCGGTCAGGGTCCATCCGACCATGAAGACTTTGCCGCCTGGCTGATGGAAGAGGGGATTGACAGCCTCTCCCTGAACCCGGACACGGTAGTGCAAACCTGGCTGAGCCTGGCGGAACTGAACAAGTAA
- a CDS encoding glycoside hydrolase family 3 N-terminal domain-containing protein, protein MTAIYKDAGRPVHERVADLLARMTPEEKFAQMHAYWLILDENGNHRERSDLSDEFAGVSEQAALSERLKLGVGQITRPLGTHIVDAKTGVRAANRLQRMMMEETRLGIPALFHEECLVGLLCKDATLFPSSLNYGSTWDPELVQRAAEQIGKEARSVGCQQGLAPVLDVSRDVRWGRTEETFGEDPWLVGVMATAWVKGLQGDKRDLLATLKHYVGHSFSEGARNHAPVHLGFSELNDTFLLPFEMAVKLANAGSVMPAYHDIDNQPGHSDSFLLTTVLREQWGFDGIIVADYGGVSLLHQHHGISHDAAESAALAFNAGLDVELPKDDCARHLAEAVERGLISMAKVDEIVARTLTEKFRLGLFENPYADENGIDLQNERTRQVAREVATKSVTLLENNGILPLNGKPRVAVVGPTADDPLALLSGYSFPVHLIISDMVEETSQVTTPRAALEQYLGASNVRYAKGCHIIEKRMAGAPVFPGDSGGKPMQQSPVSQSTALIPEAVSAAQESDVVVACVGDLAGLFQSGTVGEGSDTDSLNLPGVQQQLLEALVATGKPVIVVMTGGRPYNLQGLEEKIAALMMAWAPGQEGGWAIADVLTGRAEPQGRLVVSVPKSAGAMPFYYNHKLKSGGTPFAFHFGARYPFGFGLGWTQFSWGTARVAESSVPVDGEVTLSVDITNTGERSGSEVVQVYVRDKVATQVRPLQELKAFQRVTLSPGETATLTFTLPVEMFNFTRRDGKRIVEPGEFELQIGASSADIHQAVTVNVTGETRVLPDEWRMLSTCEVTRA, encoded by the coding sequence ATGACTGCTATCTATAAGGACGCGGGACGTCCCGTGCACGAGCGCGTCGCTGATTTACTGGCGCGCATGACCCCCGAAGAGAAGTTCGCCCAGATGCACGCCTACTGGCTGATCCTTGATGAAAACGGCAACCACCGGGAGCGCAGCGATTTGAGCGACGAATTCGCCGGCGTCAGCGAGCAGGCGGCGCTGAGCGAACGGCTAAAACTGGGCGTCGGGCAGATCACCCGTCCGCTCGGCACCCACATCGTTGACGCGAAAACCGGGGTGCGCGCGGCTAACCGCCTGCAGCGCATGATGATGGAAGAGACGCGGCTTGGCATTCCGGCGTTGTTCCACGAGGAGTGCCTGGTGGGGCTGCTGTGCAAAGACGCCACGCTGTTCCCGTCCTCGCTCAACTACGGCTCGACCTGGGACCCGGAGCTGGTGCAGCGCGCGGCAGAGCAGATCGGTAAAGAGGCGCGTTCCGTCGGTTGCCAGCAGGGGCTGGCCCCGGTGCTGGACGTTTCCCGCGACGTCCGCTGGGGGCGAACCGAAGAGACCTTCGGGGAAGATCCCTGGCTGGTGGGCGTGATGGCAACCGCCTGGGTGAAAGGGTTACAGGGCGACAAGCGCGATCTGCTGGCGACGCTCAAACATTACGTGGGCCACTCGTTCAGCGAAGGGGCGCGCAACCACGCCCCGGTGCATCTTGGTTTTAGCGAGCTGAACGACACCTTCCTGCTGCCGTTTGAAATGGCGGTCAAGCTGGCAAATGCCGGTTCGGTCATGCCCGCCTACCACGACATCGATAACCAGCCGGGGCACAGCGACAGCTTCCTGTTGACCACCGTCCTGCGCGAACAGTGGGGCTTCGACGGCATTATTGTGGCGGACTACGGCGGCGTCAGCCTGCTGCACCAGCACCACGGGATTTCCCACGACGCAGCGGAGTCCGCCGCGCTGGCGTTTAACGCCGGGCTCGACGTCGAGCTGCCGAAAGATGACTGCGCACGCCATCTTGCGGAAGCGGTAGAGCGCGGGCTGATTTCCATGGCGAAAGTCGATGAGATCGTGGCGCGTACGCTGACCGAAAAATTCCGTCTCGGCCTGTTTGAGAACCCGTATGCCGATGAAAACGGCATCGATCTGCAAAATGAGAGGACCCGCCAGGTGGCGCGGGAGGTGGCGACAAAATCGGTCACGCTGCTGGAAAACAACGGCATTCTGCCGCTGAACGGTAAACCCCGCGTGGCGGTAGTTGGGCCGACGGCAGACGATCCGCTGGCGTTACTCAGCGGGTATAGCTTCCCGGTCCATCTGATCATCAGCGATATGGTTGAGGAAACCTCGCAGGTGACGACCCCGCGCGCGGCGCTGGAGCAGTACCTGGGTGCATCGAACGTGCGCTACGCGAAAGGGTGCCACATTATCGAAAAACGGATGGCGGGCGCGCCGGTCTTCCCGGGCGACAGCGGCGGCAAGCCAATGCAGCAGTCTCCGGTGTCGCAAAGTACCGCACTTATCCCCGAGGCGGTCAGCGCCGCACAGGAGAGTGACGTGGTGGTGGCCTGCGTGGGCGATCTCGCCGGGCTGTTCCAGAGCGGCACCGTGGGGGAAGGCTCCGATACTGACTCCCTGAATCTGCCGGGCGTGCAGCAACAGCTGCTGGAGGCGCTGGTGGCGACGGGCAAACCGGTGATCGTCGTGATGACCGGCGGGCGTCCGTACAACCTTCAGGGGCTGGAGGAGAAGATTGCCGCGCTGATGATGGCCTGGGCGCCGGGACAGGAAGGGGGCTGGGCGATTGCCGATGTGTTAACCGGTCGCGCGGAGCCGCAGGGCCGGCTGGTGGTCAGCGTGCCGAAAAGCGCCGGGGCGATGCCGTTCTACTATAACCACAAGCTGAAAAGCGGCGGCACGCCGTTCGCGTTCCATTTCGGTGCGCGTTACCCGTTTGGTTTCGGCCTCGGCTGGACGCAGTTTAGCTGGGGCACTGCCCGCGTCGCTGAAAGCAGCGTGCCGGTCGACGGTGAGGTGACGCTGAGCGTGGATATCACCAATACCGGCGAGCGCAGCGGCAGCGAGGTGGTGCAGGTCTACGTGCGGGACAAGGTCGCCACCCAGGTGCGCCCGCTTCAGGAGCTTAAGGCCTTCCAGCGCGTCACGCTCTCGCCGGGCGAAACCGCCACGCTCACCTTCACGCTGCCAGTTGAGATGTTCAACTTCACCCGCCGTGACGGCAAGCGCATCGTTGAGCCGGGCGAGTTTGAACTCCAGATTGGCGCATCGTCGGCGGATATCCACCAGGCGGTGACGGTCAATGTGACGGGGGAAACGCGGGTGCTGCCTGATGAGTGGCGGATGCTCAGTACCTGTGAGGTTACGCGCGCGTAG
- the aroH gene encoding 3-deoxy-7-phosphoheptulonate synthase AroH, giving the protein MNKTDELRTARIDSLVTPAELAERHPVSAAVAEHVTASRRRIEKILNGEDKRLLVVIGPCSIHDLDAAMDYAKRLQGLREKYQHRLEIVMRTYFEKPRTVVGWKGLISDPDLNGSYRVNHGIELARKLLLQVNELGVPTATEFLDMVTGQFIADLISWGAIGARTTESQIHREMASALSCPVGFKNGTDGNTRIAVDAIRASRASHMFLSPDKNGHMTIYQTSGNPYGHIIMRGGKKPNYHAQDIAAACETLAEFDLPEHLVVDFSHGNCQKQHRRQLDVCDEVCQQIRSGSTAVAGIMAESFIKEGTQKIVAGQQMVYGQSITDPCLSWEDSELLLEKLAAAVDSRF; this is encoded by the coding sequence ATGAATAAAACCGATGAACTCCGCACGGCGCGCATAGACAGCCTGGTCACCCCGGCTGAACTGGCCGAGCGGCACCCCGTTTCCGCCGCGGTCGCGGAACATGTGACGGCCTCCCGCCGCCGCATTGAAAAAATCCTCAATGGTGAAGACAAGCGTCTTCTGGTGGTGATTGGGCCCTGCTCCATCCACGATCTGGATGCCGCGATGGATTATGCAAAACGGCTTCAGGGGCTGCGGGAAAAATACCAGCATCGCCTTGAGATTGTGATGCGCACCTACTTTGAAAAACCGCGTACCGTGGTGGGCTGGAAAGGGCTGATTTCCGACCCTGACCTTAACGGCAGCTATCGCGTAAACCACGGCATCGAGCTGGCGCGCAAGCTGCTGTTGCAGGTCAACGAGCTGGGCGTGCCGACGGCCACCGAGTTTCTCGACATGGTGACCGGGCAGTTTATCGCCGATCTGATCAGCTGGGGCGCGATTGGCGCGCGCACTACCGAAAGCCAAATCCACCGCGAGATGGCCTCAGCCCTCTCCTGTCCGGTCGGCTTCAAAAACGGGACCGACGGCAACACCCGGATTGCGGTCGATGCGATCCGCGCCTCGCGTGCCAGCCATATGTTCCTGTCGCCGGACAAGAACGGCCATATGACCATCTACCAGACCAGCGGTAACCCGTATGGGCATATCATTATGCGCGGCGGGAAGAAGCCTAATTACCATGCACAAGACATCGCTGCCGCCTGTGAAACGCTGGCCGAATTCGACCTGCCGGAACATCTGGTGGTGGATTTCAGCCACGGCAACTGCCAGAAGCAGCATCGCCGCCAGCTTGACGTCTGCGATGAGGTCTGTCAGCAGATCCGCAGCGGCTCGACCGCCGTTGCCGGGATCATGGCCGAAAGCTTTATCAAAGAAGGCACGCAGAAAATCGTTGCCGGCCAGCAGATGGTATACGGCCAGTCGATCACCGACCCATGCCTGAGCTGGGAAGACAGCGAGCTGCTGCTGGAGAAGCTGGCAGCTGCGGTTGATTCTCGCTTCTGA
- a CDS encoding MFS transporter yields the protein MTLSSVLRTKDKIGYGLGDMASALVWQTATLFLAYFYTDVFGLPAAIMGTMFLVVRVVDAFVDPCIGALVDRTQTRHGRFRPWLLWFAIPFGVSCLITFYVPDVGPTAKIVYACVTYAILSLIYSAINVPYCAMPGALTLDPRERHSLQSWRFGLSFIGGLIVTVIALPLVSLLGQGNVQKGYFFAMSLMGLLGIVLFFCCFLMTRERYSPRNDTSGSMLTDLKLLAGNSQWRIVFVFNILLLTAVVTRGSATMYYVNYVLLRPELVFAFIVSGMVSSLSGALLSERLLGKFDRVRAYQWTIMSFVIFGALIFFLPPSQVWLIFGLNIVFSFIQNLTTPLQWTMFSDVVDYEEHRSGRRLDGLIFSTALFAIKFGLALGGAVVGWVLGMVDYAPGQAAQAPHVLSTINALFTLIPCALFLCMVALLSIYKLNSRLVDSIARELASKREVRPDAGQLSPATPSALQE from the coding sequence ATGACACTTTCCTCTGTATTGCGTACCAAAGATAAAATAGGTTATGGCTTAGGTGATATGGCCAGCGCGCTGGTCTGGCAAACGGCCACATTATTTCTTGCTTATTTCTATACCGACGTTTTTGGTTTGCCTGCCGCAATCATGGGTACCATGTTTTTAGTGGTGCGCGTGGTTGATGCGTTTGTCGACCCGTGTATTGGCGCGCTGGTTGACCGCACGCAGACGCGTCACGGCCGTTTCCGTCCCTGGCTGCTGTGGTTTGCTATTCCCTTTGGCGTAAGCTGCCTTATTACCTTCTACGTACCGGACGTCGGGCCGACGGCAAAAATTGTTTATGCCTGCGTGACCTACGCGATTTTAAGTCTGATTTACTCCGCCATTAACGTGCCTTACTGCGCCATGCCGGGCGCGCTGACGCTGGATCCGCGCGAGCGTCACTCCCTGCAGTCCTGGCGTTTTGGCCTGTCATTTATTGGCGGGTTGATCGTAACGGTTATCGCTCTGCCGCTGGTCTCATTGTTGGGCCAGGGCAACGTGCAGAAAGGCTATTTCTTTGCCATGAGCCTGATGGGGCTGCTGGGAATTGTGCTGTTCTTTTGCTGTTTCCTGATGACCCGTGAGCGTTATTCCCCGCGCAATGATACCTCCGGCTCCATGCTCACCGATTTAAAACTGCTGGCCGGTAACAGCCAGTGGCGCATTGTGTTTGTGTTTAATATTTTGCTGTTAACGGCGGTGGTGACGCGCGGCTCTGCCACCATGTATTACGTCAACTATGTACTGTTGCGCCCGGAGCTGGTTTTTGCCTTTATTGTTTCTGGCATGGTGTCCTCGTTAAGCGGCGCGTTATTATCTGAACGCCTGCTGGGGAAATTTGACCGCGTGCGCGCTTATCAGTGGACGATAATGTCCTTCGTCATTTTCGGCGCGCTGATTTTCTTCCTGCCGCCTTCGCAGGTGTGGCTAATCTTTGGCCTTAATATCGTCTTTAGCTTTATTCAAAACCTCACCACGCCGCTCCAGTGGACCATGTTCTCTGATGTGGTCGACTACGAAGAGCATCGCAGCGGCCGCCGTCTGGACGGGCTGATCTTCTCTACCGCGCTGTTCGCCATCAAGTTTGGCCTTGCGCTGGGCGGGGCGGTGGTCGGCTGGGTGCTCGGCATGGTGGATTACGCCCCTGGCCAGGCAGCCCAGGCGCCGCACGTGCTTTCCACCATCAACGCGCTGTTCACCCTTATTCCGTGCGCGCTGTTCCTCTGCATGGTGGCGCTGCTTTCCATCTACAAGCTCAACAGCAGGCTGGTGGATTCCATCGCCCGGGAGCTGGCCAGCAAGCGTGAGGTAAGACCCGACGCGGGGCAGCTCAGCCCGGCAACCCCTTCCGCACTACAGGAGTAA
- the ppsR gene encoding posphoenolpyruvate synthetase regulatory kinase/phosphorylase PpsR has translation MDNAVDRHVFYISDGTAITAEVLGHAVMSQFPVSINSITLPFVENESRAKAVKDQIDAIFQQTGVRPLVFYSIVIPEIRHIILQSEGFCQDIVQALVAPLQSELKLDPTPIAHRTHGLNPGNLTKYDARIAAIDYTLAHDDGISLRNLDQAQVILLGVSRCGKTPTSLYLAMQFGIRAANYPFIADDMDNLVLPAALKPLQHKLFGLTINPERLAAIREERRENSRYASMRQCRMEVSEVEALYRKNQIPWLNSTNYSVEEIATKILDIMGLNRRMY, from the coding sequence ATGGATAATGCTGTCGATCGTCACGTTTTTTATATTTCTGATGGTACGGCGATCACCGCCGAGGTGCTGGGCCACGCGGTGATGTCGCAATTCCCCGTTTCGATTAACAGCATCACGCTGCCGTTTGTGGAAAATGAGAGCCGTGCCAAAGCGGTGAAGGACCAGATTGACGCCATCTTCCAGCAGACCGGCGTGCGCCCGCTGGTGTTCTACTCCATCGTTATTCCTGAGATTCGCCACATCATTTTGCAAAGTGAAGGCTTTTGCCAGGATATCGTGCAGGCGCTGGTGGCCCCGCTCCAGAGCGAACTGAAGCTTGACCCGACGCCTATCGCGCACCGCACCCACGGGCTGAACCCCGGCAACCTGACCAAATATGACGCGCGTATTGCCGCCATCGACTACACCCTGGCGCACGACGATGGGATCTCGCTGCGCAACCTCGACCAGGCGCAGGTGATTTTGCTCGGCGTGTCGCGCTGCGGCAAAACGCCGACCAGCCTCTATCTGGCGATGCAGTTCGGCATCCGCGCCGCAAACTACCCCTTTATTGCCGACGATATGGATAACCTGGTGCTGCCCGCTGCGCTCAAGCCGCTGCAGCACAAGCTGTTTGGCCTGACGATTAACCCGGAACGTCTCGCGGCGATCCGCGAAGAGCGCCGCGAGAACAGCCGCTACGCCTCGATGCGCCAGTGCCGCATGGAGGTCTCCGAAGTGGAAGCCCTGTACCGCAAAAACCAGATCCCGTGGCTGAACAGTACGAACTATTCGGTAGAAGAGATCGCCACCAAAATTCTCGACATCATGGGGCTTAACCGCCGCATGTACTAA